In Halomonas alkalicola, the following proteins share a genomic window:
- a CDS encoding GGDEF domain-containing protein, protein MVNEQALLDEIIANEELAPHFQPIVDVARREIHGYEALIRGPSGTLLHAPQRLFEVALQTGRLVELDLLCRRIAIERFVALRLEGKLFLNVMPATLLERDFREGLTLGFLDRAGLAPGRVVIELTEHHPILDYQAMRQAMQHYRDMGFRVALDDLGAGHSSLRHWAELRPDIVKLDRHFISGIDTRPDKREFLRSLLDVARSLGCELIIEGVETAEEQRCLWELDRSLALMQGYYFARPSAEPPREMSALLPMHELPASAPRQTAGALMVAVPPVAPELPVAELAERFREEPGLRCVAVVAQHRPVAVVRRHEFLTLFTNPYSHALYARRRVRDIADRRMLGVRVDTSLEALSQRITDAGGLQQEDFVIVDAEGRYLGMGNIIDLLREITTIQVRQARNANPLTGLPGNILIQESLAERLRQERAFVAVYADLDNFKAFNDCYGYAEGDRLILALSRLLLSHLSEAEDFLGHVGGDDFMLLLGGPRWRASCEQVLSDFAALVPDFYQPEHCAAGGLTCENRRGEPVFHPLVSLSLAARPVHAGEGVRPAQLAAELSELKAQAKRRAGNTLFIDRRRHACQA, encoded by the coding sequence ATGGTGAACGAGCAGGCGCTGCTGGACGAGATCATTGCCAATGAGGAGCTGGCGCCTCACTTCCAGCCCATCGTGGACGTTGCACGGCGTGAGATTCACGGCTATGAGGCGCTGATAAGGGGCCCGTCCGGGACTCTGCTCCATGCCCCTCAGCGGCTCTTCGAGGTCGCGCTGCAGACCGGGCGGCTGGTGGAGCTGGACCTGCTCTGCCGGCGCATCGCCATCGAGCGCTTCGTGGCGCTGAGGCTCGAGGGCAAGCTGTTCCTCAATGTTATGCCCGCGACGCTTCTGGAACGAGACTTTCGCGAAGGGCTGACGCTGGGTTTTCTTGACCGCGCCGGCCTGGCCCCCGGGCGCGTGGTCATCGAGCTGACCGAGCACCACCCCATCCTCGACTACCAGGCCATGCGCCAGGCCATGCAGCACTATCGCGACATGGGCTTTCGGGTGGCCCTGGATGACCTGGGGGCCGGCCACTCCAGCCTGCGCCACTGGGCCGAGCTCAGGCCCGATATCGTCAAGCTGGACCGCCACTTCATCTCCGGCATCGACACCCGGCCGGACAAGCGCGAGTTCCTGCGCTCGCTGCTGGATGTGGCGCGCAGCCTGGGCTGCGAGCTGATCATCGAGGGGGTCGAGACCGCCGAAGAGCAGCGCTGCCTCTGGGAGCTGGATCGCAGCCTCGCGTTGATGCAGGGCTACTACTTCGCACGGCCCAGCGCCGAGCCACCCCGCGAGATGAGTGCCCTGCTGCCCATGCATGAGCTGCCGGCCTCGGCACCGCGGCAGACCGCCGGTGCGCTGATGGTGGCGGTGCCACCCGTGGCGCCGGAACTGCCCGTGGCCGAGCTGGCGGAGCGTTTCCGAGAGGAGCCCGGGCTGCGCTGCGTGGCTGTGGTCGCCCAACACCGGCCCGTGGCAGTGGTGCGGCGCCACGAGTTTCTGACCCTGTTCACCAACCCCTATAGCCACGCGCTCTACGCGCGCAGGCGTGTCAGGGACATCGCCGACCGGCGGATGCTTGGCGTCAGAGTGGATACCTCGCTGGAGGCCCTGAGTCAGCGCATAACCGATGCGGGCGGCCTGCAGCAGGAGGACTTCGTTATCGTCGATGCCGAGGGGCGCTACCTGGGTATGGGCAATATCATCGACCTGCTGCGCGAGATCACCACTATCCAGGTGCGCCAGGCGCGCAACGCCAATCCGCTTACCGGCCTGCCGGGCAACATCCTGATCCAGGAGAGCTTGGCGGAGCGGCTCCGGCAGGAGCGGGCGTTCGTGGCCGTCTATGCCGATCTCGACAACTTCAAGGCCTTCAACGACTGCTACGGCTATGCCGAGGGGGACCGGCTGATCCTGGCGCTTTCACGGCTGCTGCTGTCACACCTGAGCGAGGCGGAGGATTTCCTGGGGCATGTCGGCGGCGACGACTTCATGCTGCTGCTCGGCGGCCCACGCTGGCGCGCCAGCTGTGAGCAGGTGCTTTCCGACTTCGCGGCGCTGGTCCCGGACTTCTATCAGCCTGAGCACTGCGCTGCGGGCGGGCTTACGTGCGAGAATCGCCGCGGAGAACCGGTCTTTCACCCCCTGGTCAGCCTATCGCTGGCGGCCCGTCCGGTTCATGCCGGGGAGGGGGTCAGGCCCGCCCAGCTGGCTGCCGAGCTTTCCGAGCTGAAGGCCCAGGCCAAGCGCCGGGCGGGCAATACGCTGTTTATCGACCGCCGCCGCCACGCCTGCCAGGCATGA
- a CDS encoding methyl-accepting chemotaxis protein, producing the protein MTVSAFENLPIRYAGLAMLVAAASLVLFSGGLAWRIMQEGGRNLERLEHIHVQQASSLNRLHISALEGLNLMDRALERQLRPSLGDPLQAIQDVEHELSEIRVARVRLESSIADHGHTNPELHAAIDVQSAHLLALMEEQLGAIRSGDRAAYRQVTGEAVVASRDLSASSRDFYRSAETQVGELLENARGQATRFGWILAVGGIAAVLFLTLLAWLAERYALMPLRRLVTHFRTMAGGNLALDIEPMGDNEIGQLYTELESLRASLAETVEQLHLNSCQVLGSAHHISHGNAELASRTHQQGRAIEQASSTLGTLTEAVARTAEHTSRAFQLTTSTVEQVRGSSAVIKDFVATMQEIHARSQRINEIVTLIDAVAFQTNILALNASVEAARAGENGKGFAVVASEVRVLASRSADAAHQAQALLSSSYQSVEKGNRLSSQAESSMSRILQETEALDALMVGISEASERQRDGIVQFSASVRELELANQANARQADITRHEAEELESAAGRMSQQAARFSREPATTEVLSSD; encoded by the coding sequence ATGACAGTGTCGGCATTTGAAAATCTTCCGATTCGCTACGCCGGTCTGGCAATGCTGGTCGCCGCGGCCTCTCTGGTGCTTTTCTCCGGAGGCCTGGCATGGAGGATCATGCAGGAGGGTGGTCGAAACCTGGAGCGGCTGGAGCATATCCATGTGCAGCAGGCATCCAGTCTGAACAGGCTGCATATCTCGGCCCTCGAAGGCCTCAACCTGATGGATCGGGCGCTTGAAAGGCAGCTTCGTCCCTCCCTGGGGGATCCCCTTCAGGCCATCCAGGATGTAGAGCATGAGCTGTCGGAAATACGGGTTGCCAGGGTAAGGCTCGAAAGCTCCATAGCAGACCATGGGCACACGAACCCAGAGCTGCATGCCGCCATCGATGTGCAGTCAGCTCATCTTCTGGCGCTGATGGAAGAGCAGCTGGGGGCCATCCGGTCCGGTGATCGGGCGGCCTATCGTCAGGTCACTGGCGAGGCCGTCGTCGCGAGCCGCGACCTGTCGGCATCTTCGCGGGACTTCTACCGTAGTGCCGAAACTCAGGTCGGAGAGCTGCTGGAAAACGCCAGAGGTCAGGCCACCCGTTTCGGATGGATACTGGCTGTGGGGGGTATCGCGGCCGTGCTCTTCCTGACGCTGCTTGCCTGGCTGGCTGAGCGGTATGCGCTGATGCCGCTGCGCAGGCTGGTAACACACTTTCGCACCATGGCAGGGGGCAACCTGGCGCTGGATATCGAGCCTATGGGAGACAATGAGATCGGCCAGCTATACACCGAGCTTGAGTCTCTGCGTGCGTCGCTGGCCGAGACGGTGGAGCAGCTCCATCTCAACAGCTGCCAGGTGCTTGGCAGCGCGCACCATATCAGCCATGGCAATGCGGAGCTTGCCTCTCGAACCCACCAGCAAGGGCGCGCCATCGAGCAGGCGTCATCGACGCTGGGGACGCTGACGGAAGCGGTCGCCAGGACGGCGGAGCATACCTCGAGAGCGTTTCAGCTGACGACCAGTACGGTCGAGCAGGTGCGTGGTTCGAGCGCTGTCATCAAGGATTTTGTGGCTACCATGCAGGAGATCCATGCTCGCTCTCAGCGTATCAATGAGATCGTGACATTGATCGATGCCGTGGCATTCCAGACCAATATTCTGGCACTCAATGCCTCGGTGGAGGCGGCAAGGGCGGGTGAGAACGGCAAGGGATTTGCTGTCGTGGCCAGTGAAGTACGAGTGCTGGCGTCGCGCAGTGCCGACGCCGCCCATCAGGCCCAGGCCCTGCTCTCCTCCTCTTATCAGAGTGTGGAAAAGGGCAACAGGCTATCCAGTCAGGCTGAAAGCAGCATGTCGCGCATCCTGCAGGAGACAGAGGCGCTGGATGCCCTGATGGTAGGTATCAGCGAGGCCTCAGAAAGGCAGCGTGATGGCATCGTCCAGTTCAGTGCAAGCGTGCGCGAGCTGGAGCTGGCCAATCAGGCGAATGCTCGCCAGGCCGATATCACACGACATGAGGCGGAAGAGCTCGAGAGCGCCGCCGGCCGGATGAGCCAGCAAGCGGCTCGCTTCAGCCGGGAGCCAGCGACAACTGAGGTGCTGTCATCTGACTGA
- a CDS encoding HAD family hydrolase, producing MRLALFDLDDTLLDGDCSALWNDWMVECGWIDSPGEYLARTQAMNAAYHAGRLKLEQFLALTLSPLMGRHEEEVAAEVEAFVAERIVPRFFPQGHALVARHRDDGDLPLLISASSRHLVGPVARWLGIEQVIAVEPALEAGRFTGATTGVLSYRGGKVTRLESWLAERNATASHLCFYSDSQNDLPLLNRVDRPVAVNPDPVLAEVARVEGWERLDWRCSAHTRRHSVAAAPVTSFAEVEAAVGRGHQQI from the coding sequence ATGCGCCTTGCCCTCTTCGATCTCGACGACACCCTGCTGGATGGCGACTGCAGCGCGCTGTGGAACGACTGGATGGTGGAGTGCGGCTGGATCGACTCCCCCGGCGAGTATCTTGCCCGCACCCAGGCCATGAACGCGGCCTATCACGCCGGTCGTCTCAAGTTGGAGCAGTTCCTGGCGTTGACGCTGTCACCCCTGATGGGACGCCACGAGGAGGAGGTCGCCGCCGAGGTCGAGGCCTTCGTGGCCGAGCGCATCGTGCCGCGCTTCTTTCCCCAGGGGCATGCACTGGTGGCGCGCCATCGCGATGATGGCGACCTGCCGCTGCTGATCTCCGCCTCGTCGCGGCACCTGGTGGGCCCGGTGGCCAGGTGGCTGGGCATCGAGCAGGTGATCGCCGTGGAGCCTGCGCTCGAGGCCGGGCGCTTCACCGGCGCCACCACCGGGGTGCTCTCCTACCGGGGCGGCAAGGTCACGCGTCTGGAAAGCTGGCTGGCCGAGCGCAACGCCACTGCCAGCCACCTCTGCTTCTACTCCGACTCCCAGAACGACCTGCCGCTGCTCAACCGGGTGGACCGCCCCGTGGCGGTCAACCCCGACCCCGTGCTGGCCGAGGTGGCCCGGGTCGAGGGGTGGGAGAGACTGGATTGGCGGTGCTCCGCACACACTCGGCGTCATTCCGTCGCTGCTGCTCCGGTGACGAGTTTCGCTGAAGTCGAAGCGGCAGTAGGACGTGGACACCAGCAGATCTGA
- the ugpB gene encoding sn-glycerol-3-phosphate ABC transporter substrate-binding protein UgpB, giving the protein MFAPTLKGLAAGVTAATLSLSAHAAVEVQWWHAMGGELGEILEGITEAFNASQDDYRVNPSYRGNYTETMTGAIAAFRARQQPHILQVFEVGTGTMMAAEGAIYPIHQLMEDHGRAFDREAFLPAVVGYYTDTRGNMLSFPFNSSTPILYLNRDAFEAAGLNGTPETWEEIVEASRQLRESGAARCGFTTSWPSWVMLENFSAMHDSPLGTRENGFAGLDTEFVFDNDLVASHWDNLKAWQDEGVFRWGGPGPGDDAAPMFYSGECAMFFGSSASRAGVLANADFEVGFAMQPYYAEVEGAPQNSIIGGATLWALQGHSDEEYEAVAAFFEYLSRPEVQADWHQRTGYLPITQAAWELSETQGFYAENPGADISIRQMNLNPPTENSKGLRFGNFVQIRDIISEEMEAVMSGQKNGEQASADAARRGNALLRDFEAANR; this is encoded by the coding sequence ATGTTCGCACCCACACTGAAAGGCCTGGCCGCCGGCGTCACCGCCGCCACCCTGTCGCTGTCCGCTCACGCCGCCGTGGAGGTCCAGTGGTGGCACGCCATGGGCGGCGAGCTCGGCGAGATTCTCGAAGGCATCACCGAGGCGTTCAACGCCTCCCAGGATGACTACCGGGTGAACCCCAGCTACCGCGGCAACTACACCGAGACCATGACCGGCGCCATCGCCGCCTTCCGGGCCCGCCAGCAGCCGCACATCCTGCAGGTCTTCGAGGTGGGCACCGGCACCATGATGGCCGCCGAGGGGGCCATCTACCCCATCCACCAGCTGATGGAGGACCACGGCCGCGCCTTCGATCGCGAGGCCTTCCTGCCGGCGGTGGTGGGCTACTACACCGATACCCGCGGCAACATGCTCTCCTTCCCCTTCAACTCCTCCACGCCGATCCTTTATCTCAACCGCGACGCCTTCGAGGCCGCGGGCCTGAACGGCACGCCCGAGACCTGGGAGGAGATCGTCGAGGCCTCCCGCCAGCTGCGCGAGAGCGGCGCGGCCCGCTGCGGCTTCACCACCTCCTGGCCGAGCTGGGTGATGCTGGAGAACTTCTCCGCCATGCACGACTCGCCCCTGGGCACCCGGGAGAACGGCTTCGCCGGCCTGGACACCGAGTTCGTCTTCGACAACGACCTGGTGGCGAGCCACTGGGACAACCTCAAGGCGTGGCAGGATGAAGGCGTCTTTCGCTGGGGCGGCCCGGGGCCGGGGGATGACGCCGCGCCGATGTTCTACTCGGGAGAGTGCGCCATGTTCTTCGGCTCCTCCGCCTCTCGGGCCGGGGTGCTGGCCAACGCCGATTTCGAAGTGGGCTTCGCCATGCAGCCCTACTACGCGGAGGTGGAGGGCGCGCCCCAGAACTCCATCATCGGCGGCGCCACCCTCTGGGCGCTGCAGGGCCACAGCGACGAGGAGTACGAGGCCGTAGCCGCCTTCTTCGAGTACCTCTCCCGCCCCGAGGTGCAGGCCGACTGGCACCAGCGCACCGGCTACCTGCCGATCACCCAGGCCGCCTGGGAGCTGAGCGAGACGCAGGGCTTCTACGCCGAGAACCCGGGCGCCGACATCTCCATTCGCCAGATGAACCTCAACCCGCCCACCGAGAACTCCAAGGGGCTGCGCTTCGGCAACTTCGTGCAGATCCGCGACATCATCTCCGAGGAGATGGAGGCGGTGATGAGCGGCCAGAAGAACGGCGAGCAGGCCAGCGCCGACGCCGCCCGCCGCGGCAACGCCCTGCTGCGCGACTTCGAGGCCGCCAACCGCTGA
- the ugpA gene encoding sn-glycerol-3-phosphate ABC transporter permease UgpA codes for MQTKRMTFPGRWLPYALLAPQVIVTLIFFIWPSLQALYMSLLREDAFGLNSTFVGLANFARLFADDTYLDSLSVTAVFAIGTTLLSMSAALLLAATVNRMLRSRNAYTTLLVWPYAIAPAIAGVLWWFLFNPSIGIVPYALEMLGYRWNHRTSGSDAMMLVIIAAAWKQIAYNFLFFLAGLQSIPQSLIEAAAIDGAGPVKRFWTIVFPLLSPTTFFLMVVNVVYAMFDTFGVIHATTQGGPSQATNTLVYKVYADGFVGLNLGSSAAQSVILMAIVVLLTVVQFRFIERRVNY; via the coding sequence ATGCAGACCAAACGCATGACCTTTCCCGGGCGCTGGCTGCCCTATGCCCTGCTGGCCCCCCAGGTGATCGTGACCCTGATCTTCTTCATCTGGCCCTCGCTGCAGGCGCTATACATGTCGCTGCTGCGCGAGGACGCCTTCGGCCTCAACAGCACTTTCGTGGGCCTGGCCAACTTCGCACGGCTCTTCGCCGACGACACCTATCTCGACTCGCTCTCGGTAACCGCGGTATTCGCCATCGGCACCACACTGCTGTCGATGTCGGCCGCCCTGCTGCTGGCGGCCACCGTCAACCGCATGCTGCGCTCGCGCAACGCCTACACCACCCTGCTGGTGTGGCCCTACGCCATCGCCCCGGCCATCGCCGGGGTGCTCTGGTGGTTCCTCTTCAACCCCTCCATCGGCATCGTGCCCTATGCGCTCGAAATGCTGGGCTACCGCTGGAACCACCGCACCTCAGGGAGCGATGCCATGATGCTGGTAATCATCGCCGCCGCCTGGAAGCAGATCGCCTACAACTTCCTCTTCTTCCTGGCCGGGCTGCAGTCGATCCCCCAGTCGCTGATCGAGGCGGCGGCCATCGATGGCGCCGGCCCCGTGAAGCGTTTCTGGACCATCGTCTTTCCACTCCTCTCGCCCACCACCTTCTTCCTGATGGTGGTCAACGTGGTCTACGCCATGTTCGACACCTTCGGTGTGATTCACGCCACTACCCAGGGCGGCCCCTCCCAGGCGACGAATACCCTGGTCTACAAGGTCTACGCCGACGGCTTCGTGGGGCTCAACCTGGGCAGCTCCGCCGCCCAGTCGGTGATCCTGATGGCCATCGTGGTGCTCCTCACCGTGGTGCAGTTCCGCTTCATCGAACGGCGCGTCAACTACTGA